From a single Apium graveolens cultivar Ventura chromosome 2, ASM990537v1, whole genome shotgun sequence genomic region:
- the LOC141687047 gene encoding putative F-box protein At4g05475, translated as MVKKLPLLEELHLYCVDISKEAIEVAGRCCPQLKSFTLNNHDYECPHIGCDEDALAIAKFMPGLRHLQLLGNNITNDGLRVILENYPHLELLDIRHCSDVRYYGSDLARSVSDSYDYYDDDYDNESSGVSDIDSDYDTFYSY; from the exons ATGGTTAAAAAACTTCCGCTGTTGGAGGAACTTCACCTTTACTGTGTTGATATTTCTAAGGAAGCTATCGAAGTTGCAGGGCGCTGTTGCCCTCAACTGAAATCATTTACACTGAACAACCATGATTACGAATGCCCGCATATTGGGTGTGATGAAGATGCTCTAGCTATTGCGAAATTCATGCCTGGACTACGACATTTGCAGCTCCTTGGAAATAATATTACAAATGATGGCCTCCGAGTCATTCTTGAGAATTATCCTCATCTTGAATTGCTTGATATACGGCATTGTTCAGATGTCCGTTATTATGGATCTGATCTAGCAAGAAG TGTCTCTGATAGCTATGATTATTATGATGATGACTATGATAATGAATCTTCTGGTGTCAGTGACATAGATTCCGACTACGATACTTTTTACTCATATTGA